Genomic segment of Candidatus Babeliales bacterium:
CATGGGCTGTTGATGGCGAACATGCCTTATTAAGCATTCGCCCTGAAAAGATTGCGCTCAGCAAGAAGTTGCTCGAGGGATTTGATAATCACGTCACAGGAATTGTAGAGGCGATTGCCTACCAGGGGCGTTCGACCGAATATAAAATTCGTGTTGACAATAGTTTGCTTCTCCAAGTGTTTGAACAGAATGAAGAGCACTTCGTGCATGAAGAGATTGATTACTACGATGAAGTACACTTGTATTGGCAAAAAGAAAATGCAGTTTTGCTGCGCAAGTAGAGGATAATGCTAGTGAAAGAACGAATTAAAACTTGGTATGATCGCGTCTCTGATGAGACAGCATTCTTTCTTGCTAGTCCTGCTGTGATATGGCAAGTGCTGTTTTTGTATGTGCCTATTTTATTTGTAGTTAGTGCAAGTTTTTTCCGTGTATGGGGTTCGTTCCATTTGTACGATGTGACCTTAGAGCATTTTCGTGCTGTGTTTACCAGTGAGCATATCAAGGTAATTATTGCTTCGTTAGCTATATCATTGGGAACGGCGTTGACATGCCTAGTGATCGCGTATCCTGTGGCATACACACTCGTACTAAAAACACAAAAATATCGTACAATATTTTTTGCTTTGATCTCATTGCCATTTTGGACAAATTTTCTTGTGTTGGCTTATTCATGGTTTTTTGTCCTTGGCACGACAGGCGTTGTGAATCGAATCCTTATATACTTTCATATTATAAGTGAGCCCATAGCCTTTTTGAATTCTCCGTTGGCAGTTGGCATTGTCATGATTTACTGTTACTTGCCATTTATGATTATGCCGCTGTATACCTCTATGGAGCGCTTGGATATACGTCTTCTAGAAGCATCTCGTGATCTTGGGGCAACACCACGAAAAACATTTTTTGATGTAACACTTCCATTAACGATGAGCGGGATCAGAAATGGTTTTTTATTGGTGCTTGTTCCTGCATTTGGTGAGTAT
This window contains:
- a CDS encoding ABC transporter permease, which codes for MKERIKTWYDRVSDETAFFLASPAVIWQVLFLYVPILFVVSASFFRVWGSFHLYDVTLEHFRAVFTSEHIKVIIASLAISLGTALTCLVIAYPVAYTLVLKTQKYRTIFFALISLPFWTNFLVLAYSWFFVLGTTGVVNRILIYFHIISEPIAFLNSPLAVGIVMIYCYLPFMIMPLYTSMERLDIRLLEASRDLGATPRKTFFDVTLPLTMSGIRNGFLLVLVPAFGEYAIPALFGGGKKLYVGTLIAEYFLSPRSAPQGAAFTIMGSCALLAAIVFSSRLFRMSHDEEEE